A segment of the Entomomonas moraniae genome:
GCGTCATCAGTAATATATCGACTAATATCAATATCTATTAATTTTAGTCGTTCTAAATTTTCTAAATTTGAAGTGAGTAAAGCTAAAGAATTTGCTATGGACAATACATTTTGTGCACAAAGGTATTTTATTTTCACTACAGAACCTTCATGTTTTCCTAAGTGCTTTGGTTTTTTAAGTTGTTCTATTTGTAAAAAAGCCAGTACTTTTTCTTTTTTTATAGCTTCTAAAATTAGAATATCTTTAGAGTCCATCTGTTTTATAATTTCAACGAATGCAGGATGAGTTGACTCTTTTGTCTCTTGATTCATTGCGTTTGCAATTAAATTCGCATACATTTCTTTTAATAAATTATCTTCTTTACTATCATCAAGGTATTTCAGATTTTCTATAGCAGGTCCTGCTATATTACCCTTTGGAGGGGTTATATTTTCTATCGGTATATTTTTAAGTTTATTTTCTAGGTAATTTGATAAAAAAAGCTTTATCTTCTCAACACCGTACACTGTTGCTTGAATTGGCAAAAGAATTGTATTGATAGTCTTAGTTAAGGTAACAGCAGTTTTTCCTAACTCCTTTCCAACAGTTTCTTTGGATTCTTCATCCATATATTCTATTACTGCGCTTTCAACAGTTTCTGGTTTTTTATCTTCTGACATAAAACAATCCATTAATAAATATGTAATATATTTTTAAATCAATGACAATGCCTAGTACCTGCCTTTGTATCTCTGTGACAGCCGTCTTTATCAGTACGCCCACCATGAGCCATGCTAAAGCTACTTGCTAATAATCCGCCAATCAATACCGCTAATATTACTTTTTTCATATACAACTCCTTTATGTATTAATGCTGTTCGTAAATAATGAGAGCTTTGCAATATTTAAACAATTAAGACCAAAGTCTAAAGAAGATTGTTTTTAGAGGTGCTTAGATCAAATACTTTCTTTAGTTTAGTTATCTTTTCCAATTTCTCTCGTTTAGATTGATCTATTTGCAAGTAGTCGGGCAAATATTTAATTTCATCAATGGCTAAAGGTGCACCAACATAAATTGAGTTTTCAGATTCGGGATCATCTTTTATAGAGTATTTCTGCACACTAAAATTTCTAGCAACGTTGATTGCAGTAACATATTTATCGGTCAAATCTCCTACGCACGCTCGATAATTTTTAGCTGAAAAATAGAGAATGATTGCTTTTAATTCTTTCTCATTCAGCTCGATACCTTTAAAATCAACGGGGTTAAGTATGTTG
Coding sequences within it:
- a CDS encoding DUF4393 domain-containing protein, coding for MSEDKKPETVESAVIEYMDEESKETVGKELGKTAVTLTKTINTILLPIQATVYGVEKIKLFLSNYLENKLKNIPIENITPPKGNIAGPAIENLKYLDDSKEDNLLKEMYANLIANAMNQETKESTHPAFVEIIKQMDSKDILILEAIKKEKVLAFLQIEQLKKPKHLGKHEGSVVKIKYLCAQNVLSIANSLALLTSNLENLERLKLIDIDISRYITDDAFYQLIRNEKTYNDCVSGYGELLDESKGMITITNLGHYFLKACLD
- a CDS encoding YHYH domain-containing protein — protein: MKKVILAVLIGGLLASSFSMAHGGRTDKDGCHRDTKAGTRHCH